Proteins from one Amycolatopsis benzoatilytica AK 16/65 genomic window:
- a CDS encoding DUF742 domain-containing protein gives MSDDSWYDEAAGPLIRPYTITSGRTPSDHPLDLSTQVMTLQQGSDPIGLGPEHVAITQLCRRPLSVAEIAVYVKLPLGVVRVLCGDLIDRGLVITRAPSRQPAQMPDHETLQAVLDGLIKL, from the coding sequence GTGAGCGACGACAGCTGGTACGACGAAGCCGCCGGGCCGCTGATCCGGCCCTACACGATTACCAGCGGGCGGACGCCGTCCGACCACCCGCTCGACCTCTCCACCCAGGTGATGACCCTGCAGCAGGGCTCGGACCCGATCGGGCTCGGCCCGGAGCACGTGGCGATCACGCAGCTGTGCCGTCGGCCGTTGTCGGTCGCCGAGATCGCGGTGTACGTGAAGCTGCCGCTCGGCGTCGTGCGCGTGCTGTGCGGGGACCTGATCGACCGCGGCCTGGTCATCACCCGCGCTCCGTCCCGTCAGCCGGCCCAGATGCCGGACCACGAAACTCTCCAGGCGGTTCTCGATGGCCTCATCAAGCTCTGA
- a CDS encoding GTP-binding protein → MASSSSEDAAADSVPTPVKIIIAGGFGAGKTTMVGSVSEIPPLSTEEVLTEASTGIDDLSGVEHKKTTTVALDFGRITISPRHVLYLFGTPGQERFWFMWDDLARGAIGTVVLVDTRRLETSFAAVDFFERRKIPFIVAVNCFDNAPRYTAEEIREALVVPDGVPIVMCDARHRDSSKIALIRLVKHAMTVVPQPA, encoded by the coding sequence ATGGCCTCATCAAGCTCTGAAGACGCCGCGGCCGACTCGGTCCCGACGCCGGTCAAGATCATCATCGCCGGCGGGTTCGGCGCCGGAAAGACCACCATGGTCGGCTCGGTCAGCGAAATCCCGCCGCTGTCCACCGAGGAGGTGCTGACCGAAGCGAGCACCGGCATCGACGACCTGTCCGGCGTGGAGCACAAGAAGACCACCACGGTCGCGCTCGACTTCGGCCGGATCACCATCTCGCCGCGGCACGTGCTGTACCTGTTCGGCACGCCCGGTCAGGAACGGTTCTGGTTCATGTGGGACGACCTGGCCCGCGGCGCGATCGGCACCGTGGTGCTGGTCGACACCCGCCGGCTGGAGACCAGCTTCGCGGCGGTCGATTTCTTCGAGCGGCGGAAGATCCCGTTCATCGTGGCGGTGAACTGCTTCGACAACGCGCCGCGCTACACCGCCGAAGAGATCCGCGAGGCGCTCGTGGTGCCTGATGGCGTGCCGATCGTGATGTGCGATGCGCGGCACCGGGATTCGAGCAAGATCGCGTTGATCAGGCTGGTGAAGCACGCGATGACCGTGGTGCCGCAACCGGCTTGA
- a CDS encoding tryptophanase: protein MRTFPPYRAQVVAEIPVTTRAEREEALAAAGYNAFNLPANKVSIDLLTDSGTGAVSTRQEAAAAAADRSYAGSESFYRFREALSDLTGYPHLLPVHQGRAAERVLFSSVLESGKISVSNTHFDTTRANVELLGAEAIDLPCAEFGDLDSHEPFKGNIDLAALETLLTGPDGSRVGQVLLTITNNGGGGQPVSMANLAAAAKLARAHGVPVFLDAARFAENAWLVIQREEGYRGKSPREVAREAFGLVDGCVASLKKDGISPMGAFIGLTDPELAQRCEINLIATEGFRTYGGLGAHDLDRVAQGLREVVNPDYLAARAAEAARLAQQANEAGVDIVQPAGIHALYLNAGRLLPHLSAAEFPGHSLACEMYLQGGIRCVELGSLYLGTLDEQNRLVAPAPFELVRIALPRRVYTQGHYDYVAEILGDIAKNPEQVPGYRIVDAPKILRHFNLRMEPVR, encoded by the coding sequence ATGCGGACCTTCCCGCCGTACCGCGCCCAAGTCGTCGCCGAAATACCGGTCACCACCCGAGCCGAGCGCGAGGAGGCGCTCGCCGCGGCGGGCTACAACGCCTTCAACTTGCCCGCGAACAAGGTCAGCATCGACCTGCTCACCGACTCGGGCACCGGCGCGGTGTCCACCCGGCAAGAGGCCGCCGCGGCCGCCGCCGACCGGTCCTACGCCGGGTCCGAGTCGTTCTACCGGTTCCGCGAAGCACTCAGCGACCTGACCGGCTACCCGCACCTGCTGCCGGTGCACCAGGGCCGCGCGGCCGAGCGTGTGCTGTTCTCCAGCGTCCTGGAGAGCGGCAAGATCTCGGTGAGCAACACGCACTTCGACACCACGCGTGCCAATGTCGAGCTGCTCGGCGCCGAGGCGATCGACCTGCCCTGCGCCGAATTCGGCGATCTGGACAGCCACGAGCCGTTCAAAGGCAACATCGACCTCGCCGCTCTCGAAACCCTGCTGACCGGCCCGGACGGATCCCGGGTCGGCCAGGTGCTGCTCACCATCACCAACAACGGCGGCGGCGGCCAGCCGGTGTCGATGGCCAACCTGGCCGCGGCGGCGAAGCTCGCGCGAGCGCACGGGGTGCCGGTTTTCCTTGACGCGGCGCGGTTCGCGGAGAACGCGTGGCTGGTCATCCAGCGCGAAGAGGGCTATCGCGGCAAGTCGCCGCGCGAGGTCGCCCGTGAGGCGTTCGGCCTGGTCGACGGCTGTGTGGCGAGCCTGAAGAAGGACGGCATCTCGCCGATGGGCGCGTTCATCGGGCTCACCGACCCGGAACTCGCCCAGCGCTGCGAGATCAACCTGATCGCCACCGAAGGCTTCCGCACCTACGGCGGGCTCGGCGCGCACGACCTCGACCGGGTCGCGCAAGGACTGCGGGAAGTCGTGAACCCGGACTACCTCGCGGCGCGCGCGGCCGAGGCGGCGCGGCTCGCGCAGCAGGCCAACGAAGCCGGGGTGGACATCGTCCAGCCGGCCGGCATCCACGCGCTCTACCTGAACGCCGGACGCCTGCTGCCGCACCTGTCCGCCGCCGAGTTCCCCGGCCACTCGCTGGCCTGCGAGATGTACCTGCAGGGCGGAATCCGTTGTGTGGAGCTGGGTTCGCTCTACCTCGGCACACTGGACGAGCAGAACCGGCTGGTCGCCCCGGCTCCGTTCGAGCTGGTCCGGATCGCGCTGCCGCGACGGGTGTACACCCAGGGCCACTACGACTACGTGGCCGAAATCCTCGGCGACATCGCGAAGAACCCGGAGCAGGTGCCGGGCTACCGGATCGTCGACGCGCCGAAGATCCTGCGGCACTTCAACCTTCGGATGGAACCGGTCCGCTAG
- a CDS encoding tryptophan dimethylallyltransferase family protein: MVGTSVPMVDLSMYTHAGGQLDRLCRAVGFDPEERRHLDLLRLLLGESGELSIGEPPRFASNVADDTTPIEFSVAFDANGECVVRVLGETVGAPDPREFLSRVAGEYGLVTDRLDAVADLFLPHEERQGPFTLWYSLIFRNGRAPKIKVYLNPQISGPTMADSLVSEGFRRLNLGEAFEPVLAHALRRGDRDNFTFFALDLDDDPLSRVKVYISHDAAEAEDAVRAAELVPGADPMLIREFLAVLGGGKGPFEGRPLVSSYSFVEGMGGTPGNYSLYLPIRSYVPDDEIARARVHAILAQYDFDPTQLDKALAAVSGRPLRDGVGLIAHVSLKMGKFGSGITVYLSSEAYAVESPRKRPVLGPST, translated from the coding sequence ATGGTCGGAACGAGTGTGCCGATGGTCGACTTGTCGATGTACACCCATGCCGGCGGTCAGCTCGACCGGTTATGCCGGGCAGTGGGATTCGATCCGGAAGAACGCCGCCACCTGGACCTTCTCCGCTTGCTGCTGGGCGAGTCCGGGGAATTGAGCATTGGTGAGCCGCCGCGGTTCGCGAGCAATGTGGCGGACGACACTACGCCTATTGAATTCTCGGTGGCGTTCGACGCCAATGGAGAATGTGTGGTAAGGGTCCTCGGCGAGACGGTCGGTGCGCCCGACCCGCGCGAGTTCCTCTCCCGGGTGGCCGGCGAATACGGCCTGGTCACCGACCGGCTCGACGCGGTCGCCGACCTCTTCCTGCCGCACGAGGAGCGGCAAGGCCCGTTCACCCTCTGGTACTCGCTGATTTTCCGCAACGGCCGGGCACCCAAGATCAAGGTCTACCTGAACCCGCAGATCAGCGGGCCGACCATGGCAGATTCGCTGGTCAGCGAAGGGTTCCGGCGGCTGAACCTTGGCGAGGCGTTCGAGCCGGTGCTCGCGCACGCGCTGCGCCGCGGCGACCGGGACAACTTCACCTTCTTCGCGCTCGACCTCGACGACGACCCGCTGTCCCGGGTCAAGGTGTACATCTCGCACGACGCCGCGGAGGCCGAGGACGCGGTCCGCGCGGCGGAACTGGTGCCGGGAGCCGACCCGATGCTGATCCGGGAATTCCTGGCTGTCCTGGGCGGCGGAAAAGGACCGTTCGAAGGGCGTCCGCTGGTCTCGAGTTATTCCTTCGTCGAAGGCATGGGCGGCACCCCGGGAAACTACAGTCTGTACCTCCCCATTCGCAGCTACGTCCCGGATGACGAAATCGCGCGGGCGCGCGTGCACGCCATTCTCGCGCAGTACGACTTCGACCCGACACAACTGGACAAAGCGCTGGCAGCGGTTTCGGGACGGCCACTGCGCGACGGTGTCGGATTGATCGCACACGTGTCCTTGAAAATGGGTAAGTTCGGTTCGGGAATAACCGTCTACCTGTCATCCGAGGCGTATGCCGTCGAGTCGCCCAGAAAGCGTCCGGTGCTCGGCCCGTCGACCTGA
- a CDS encoding DinB family protein — protein sequence MTRTPKHLAKIAESDRPEIPRVADERTTLVAYLEWHRETLALKCANLSQAAVSSRAVPPSTMSLHGLVRHLAGCERWWFRIQFAGEEVPLLHYSDDDPDQDFDRLDGDFDEALQSWREECARSREILAAASSLDARGTSKMTGEPFSLRWMLVSMIAEYARHNGHADLLREVTDGATGR from the coding sequence ATGACGCGGACCCCGAAGCATCTGGCCAAGATCGCCGAGAGCGATCGCCCCGAGATCCCCCGGGTCGCCGACGAGCGCACCACGCTCGTCGCGTATCTGGAGTGGCACCGCGAGACACTGGCGCTGAAGTGCGCAAACCTGTCGCAGGCGGCAGTGTCCTCTCGCGCGGTGCCCCCGTCCACCATGTCCTTGCACGGCCTGGTGCGGCACCTGGCCGGCTGCGAGCGGTGGTGGTTCCGCATCCAGTTCGCCGGCGAGGAGGTGCCGCTGCTGCACTACTCGGACGACGACCCGGACCAGGACTTCGACCGGCTGGACGGCGATTTCGACGAGGCACTGCAGTCGTGGCGGGAGGAGTGCGCGCGCAGCCGGGAGATTCTGGCCGCGGCATCGTCGCTGGACGCGCGGGGAACGTCGAAGATGACCGGAGAGCCGTTCTCGCTGCGGTGGATGCTGGTGTCGATGATCGCGGAGTACGCGAGGCACAACGGCCACGCGGACCTCTTGCGGGAGGTGACGGACGGGGCCACCGGCCGGTGA
- a CDS encoding lyase family protein produces the protein MPADPDSGLLSPVRAGTPAEAATGDRAFTAALLAAEAALARAQARLGTIPAEAAARITAAAQQLAGTIDVVSLARDARATGNPVVSLVRTLSAEVPDLADYVHRGSTSQDIVDTAMMVIARDTVQLIVADLTTTAAELATLARAHRDTVMPGRTLTAHAVPTTFGLKAAVWRQGVLESARRLRALTFPVSMGGAAGTLAAYVQYGDGTDDYVDRLVTAFAEETALAAPLLPWHADRTPVAELAAALAAASTALGKIAVDVQVLARTEIAEATEATGGGSSAMPHKQNPVRSALIRSAALQVPVLAAGVTQCGLAEDERSAGVWQAEWQLLRECLRLAGGAAYTAADLAQGLTVHAEHMRENVELTNGLIVSERLSAALAPILGKARAKDLLGGASRRAIEENRSLAEVLAEIPEITDAVDPATLADLLEPARYVGAAGRLVDRALASPEA, from the coding sequence ATGCCCGCCGACCCAGACTCCGGCCTCCTGTCACCGGTCCGCGCCGGAACGCCGGCCGAAGCGGCGACCGGCGACCGGGCCTTCACCGCCGCCCTTCTCGCCGCCGAAGCCGCATTGGCCCGAGCCCAAGCCCGCCTCGGCACCATCCCGGCGGAAGCGGCCGCCCGCATCACCGCGGCCGCGCAGCAGCTCGCCGGGACCATCGACGTGGTCAGCCTCGCCCGAGACGCGCGCGCCACCGGTAACCCGGTGGTCAGCCTCGTTCGAACCCTCTCCGCCGAGGTACCCGACCTGGCCGACTACGTCCACCGCGGCTCTACCAGCCAGGACATCGTCGACACCGCGATGATGGTCATCGCCCGCGACACGGTCCAGCTCATCGTCGCCGATCTGACCACCACCGCGGCCGAACTCGCCACCCTGGCCAGGGCCCACCGCGACACCGTCATGCCCGGTCGCACCCTCACCGCGCACGCCGTGCCCACCACCTTCGGACTGAAAGCAGCCGTCTGGCGGCAAGGCGTCCTGGAGTCCGCCCGCCGCCTGCGCGCCCTCACGTTCCCGGTGTCCATGGGCGGTGCCGCCGGCACCCTCGCCGCCTACGTCCAGTACGGCGACGGCACCGATGACTACGTGGACCGCCTGGTCACTGCCTTCGCCGAGGAAACCGCACTGGCCGCCCCGCTCCTGCCCTGGCACGCCGACCGCACCCCGGTCGCCGAACTCGCCGCGGCGCTGGCCGCCGCGTCGACCGCGCTGGGCAAGATCGCGGTCGACGTCCAAGTCCTGGCCCGCACCGAAATCGCCGAGGCCACCGAAGCAACTGGTGGCGGCTCGTCCGCCATGCCGCACAAGCAAAACCCGGTGCGCTCGGCATTGATCCGCTCCGCCGCGCTGCAGGTGCCGGTGCTGGCCGCCGGAGTCACCCAGTGCGGATTGGCCGAAGACGAACGTTCCGCCGGGGTCTGGCAAGCAGAATGGCAACTGCTCCGCGAATGCCTCCGCCTGGCCGGCGGTGCCGCGTACACCGCGGCCGATCTGGCGCAGGGCCTCACCGTGCACGCGGAACACATGCGCGAGAACGTCGAGCTGACCAACGGGTTGATCGTGTCCGAACGCCTGTCCGCCGCGCTGGCCCCCATTCTCGGCAAGGCCCGCGCGAAAGACCTGCTCGGCGGCGCTTCCCGTCGCGCGATCGAAGAAAACCGTTCCCTGGCGGAGGTGCTGGCGGAGATCCCGGAGATCACCGACGCCGTCGACCCAGCCACCCTGGCCGACCTCCTCGAGCCGGCCCGCTACGTCGGCGCGGCGGGCCGGCTCGTGGACCGCGCGCTGGCGTCCCCGGAGGCGTAA
- a CDS encoding DUF4383 domain-containing protein: MVRAHEVRVQGWQPAQLLAGLLGVLFLAYGIVGLVKSGFGDFTGHGVTLWRFSANPLNNVVHVVTGVVGLSLTFGSGRARTFGWLLFLGYGVLFVWGLMLAGTISVNPVSGLGNPLNLAGPDNWLHLGIAVVGLLTAVLPARHGVLPVGEADAEEPETETPRRRRRRHGLAH; this comes from the coding sequence ATGGTTCGTGCACATGAGGTCCGGGTCCAGGGATGGCAGCCCGCTCAGCTGCTGGCCGGTTTGCTCGGAGTCCTGTTTCTCGCTTACGGCATCGTGGGGCTGGTGAAGTCCGGGTTCGGAGACTTCACCGGGCACGGCGTCACGTTGTGGCGGTTTTCCGCCAATCCGCTGAACAACGTCGTCCACGTGGTGACCGGCGTGGTCGGGCTGTCGCTGACGTTCGGCTCCGGGCGCGCGCGGACGTTCGGCTGGCTGCTGTTCCTCGGCTACGGAGTGTTGTTCGTGTGGGGCCTGATGCTTGCCGGGACGATCTCGGTCAATCCGGTGTCCGGCCTTGGCAATCCGCTGAATCTCGCCGGCCCGGACAACTGGCTGCACTTGGGCATCGCCGTCGTGGGTCTGCTGACCGCGGTTCTTCCGGCGCGCCACGGGGTTTTGCCGGTCGGGGAAGCGGATGCGGAGGAGCCGGAAACGGAGACGCCGCGCCGCCGCCGTCGTCGGCACGGGCTGGCGCACTGA
- a CDS encoding alpha/beta hydrolase, producing MHLSALRLDSPIELAVIGVLALLAVIAVPWYWDKWRKRKNLGRTANVVVALGLVIVTLGLTGNMIGGFFPTVGALLGTGEFAAEGIDAEGGDNGVDLSRASDLGVAHARVGKGTVAHVTVTGRRTGLKRDVTVYLPPQYFQHGYRTMRFPVIEWIPNYPSGPEVTTAPVGYHLPEQLDAAIDKHLLPPVVVLIPDPTGTPKIGHDTECVDEVDGTPNDTYLSADLREWGLQRLHLNPDRRAWTIAGWSSGGYCALNLVTRHPQWYGQAVSVSGYERAQIDGETENLFKGRKDIDDANNVQLNLARHPAPLEILAISGEKEKNESTAVDLMRAAAKSPVVFSSWRIPDAGHNMNTFKSQLPEVLTWIGQRIPGPSPAGHPVDVAGGVLPWPLPSAGARGGLTAVEQ from the coding sequence GTGCATTTGAGCGCTCTCCGGCTCGATTCCCCGATCGAGCTGGCGGTGATCGGCGTTCTCGCGCTGCTGGCGGTCATTGCAGTCCCGTGGTATTGGGACAAATGGCGCAAACGTAAGAATCTTGGCCGAACCGCCAATGTGGTCGTCGCACTCGGCCTCGTGATCGTCACGCTCGGCCTGACCGGCAACATGATCGGCGGTTTCTTCCCGACGGTCGGCGCGCTGCTCGGCACCGGGGAGTTCGCCGCCGAGGGCATCGACGCCGAGGGCGGCGACAACGGCGTGGACCTCAGCCGGGCAAGCGATCTCGGGGTGGCGCACGCGCGGGTCGGCAAGGGAACCGTCGCGCACGTGACGGTCACCGGACGGCGCACCGGGCTCAAGCGGGACGTCACGGTTTACCTGCCGCCCCAGTACTTCCAGCACGGCTACCGGACGATGCGGTTCCCGGTCATCGAGTGGATCCCGAACTACCCGTCCGGCCCCGAGGTGACGACCGCGCCGGTCGGCTACCACCTTCCCGAGCAGCTGGACGCGGCGATCGACAAGCACCTGCTGCCGCCGGTGGTCGTGCTGATCCCGGACCCGACCGGAACGCCGAAGATCGGGCACGACACGGAATGCGTCGACGAGGTCGACGGAACGCCGAACGACACGTATCTTTCCGCGGATCTGCGGGAATGGGGACTCCAGCGGCTGCACCTCAATCCGGACCGCCGGGCGTGGACGATCGCCGGCTGGTCCTCCGGCGGCTATTGCGCGCTGAATCTGGTGACCCGGCATCCGCAGTGGTACGGGCAGGCGGTGAGCGTGAGCGGCTACGAGCGCGCCCAGATCGACGGCGAGACGGAGAACTTGTTCAAGGGCCGCAAGGACATCGACGACGCGAACAACGTGCAGCTCAACCTCGCCCGGCACCCGGCTCCGCTGGAAATCTTGGCCATTTCCGGGGAAAAAGAAAAGAACGAGAGCACCGCGGTCGACCTGATGCGGGCGGCCGCCAAATCGCCGGTCGTGTTCTCGTCGTGGCGCATTCCAGACGCCGGGCACAACATGAACACGTTCAAATCGCAGCTGCCGGAAGTGCTGACCTGGATCGGCCAGCGGATTCCCGGGCCGTCGCCTGCCGGGCACCCGGTGGACGTCGCCGGCGGGGTGCTGCCGTGGCCGCTGCCGAGCGCGGGCGCGCGCGGCGGACTGACCGCGGTGGAGCAGTGA
- a CDS encoding alpha/beta hydrolase — MTANPQHLALEPAAQAFAEATAEPPYLFQLPPAEGRKAVDGVQDGEVEMAPADIETLTVPGGPEIRIVKPAGVDGPLPVLVYVHGAGWVFGDFHTHERLVRELAAGAGAAVVFPEYSRSPEARYPVAIEENYAAAKWVVENGAEKGLDVTRIAIAGDSVGGNMTAALTLMAKERGDVKFLQQVLFYPVTDASFDTESYTRFADGYFLSREGMKWFWDQYTTDEAQRAEITASPLRATVDQLAGLPPALVITGEADVLRDEGEAYAAKLRQAGVPVTAVRYQGIIHDFVMVNALRETHAAEAAITQAISVLRRAFGN; from the coding sequence ATGACCGCCAATCCGCAGCACCTCGCCCTCGAACCGGCCGCGCAGGCGTTCGCCGAGGCCACTGCCGAGCCGCCATACCTCTTCCAGCTGCCGCCGGCCGAAGGGCGCAAAGCAGTGGACGGGGTGCAGGACGGCGAGGTCGAGATGGCTCCCGCGGACATCGAGACGCTGACTGTCCCGGGTGGACCGGAGATCCGGATCGTGAAGCCGGCAGGAGTCGACGGACCGCTGCCGGTGCTCGTCTACGTGCACGGCGCCGGCTGGGTCTTCGGCGATTTCCACACCCACGAGCGGCTCGTCCGCGAACTCGCCGCCGGCGCGGGCGCGGCAGTCGTTTTCCCCGAGTACAGCCGTTCGCCGGAGGCGCGTTACCCGGTCGCCATCGAAGAGAACTACGCCGCCGCGAAGTGGGTCGTCGAGAACGGTGCGGAGAAGGGCCTCGACGTGACGCGCATCGCGATCGCGGGCGACTCTGTGGGCGGGAACATGACCGCGGCGCTGACGCTGATGGCGAAGGAGCGCGGTGACGTCAAGTTCCTCCAGCAGGTGCTGTTCTACCCGGTCACCGACGCGTCCTTCGACACCGAGTCCTACACCCGGTTCGCGGACGGCTACTTCCTCAGCCGCGAAGGAATGAAGTGGTTCTGGGACCAGTACACGACCGACGAGGCGCAGCGAGCCGAAATCACCGCTTCGCCGCTTCGGGCCACTGTGGACCAGCTTGCCGGGTTGCCGCCGGCTCTCGTGATCACTGGTGAGGCGGACGTCCTTCGCGACGAAGGCGAGGCGTACGCGGCGAAGCTGCGTCAGGCGGGCGTGCCGGTGACGGCGGTGCGGTACCAGGGAATCATCCACGACTTCGTGATGGTGAACGCGCTTCGCGAAACGCACGCCGCGGAGGCGGCGATCACCCAGGCGATCAGCGTGCTTCGGCGGGCGTTCGGCAACTAA
- a CDS encoding MarR family winged helix-turn-helix transcriptional regulator gives MTSQHPEETGSLLLDDQLCFGLYSASRAVTALYRVLLEPLDLTYPQYLVMLSLWQQDEQQVKELGAALNLDSGTLSPLLKRLEKAGLITRERQADDERSVRIRLTGEGTALRAQAERIPPHVGAAMGLSEAELGRMRAAMDELTASVNNYRESYRPS, from the coding sequence ATGACCAGCCAGCACCCGGAGGAGACTGGATCTCTGCTGCTCGACGACCAGCTGTGCTTCGGGCTGTACTCGGCCTCCCGCGCGGTCACCGCGCTCTACCGCGTCCTGCTCGAACCGCTCGACCTCACCTACCCGCAATACCTGGTCATGCTGTCTCTCTGGCAGCAGGACGAGCAGCAGGTCAAGGAACTCGGAGCGGCCCTGAACCTCGATTCCGGCACGCTGTCGCCGCTGCTCAAGCGGCTGGAGAAGGCCGGACTGATCACCCGCGAACGCCAGGCGGACGACGAGCGCTCGGTCCGGATCCGGCTCACCGGGGAAGGCACCGCGCTGCGCGCGCAGGCGGAGCGGATCCCGCCGCACGTCGGCGCCGCGATGGGCTTGAGCGAAGCCGAACTCGGCCGGATGCGCGCCGCGATGGATGAGCTCACCGCTTCCGTCAACAACTACCGGGAGTCTTACCGCCCAAGCTGA
- a CDS encoding SAM-dependent methyltransferase: MSTRDEALRAVEASLDRPSAARVYDYFIGGTTNYAIDRVFAEKVRERLPLLGDYCRTSRQFLGRAVRQSVRGGIRQFVDIGSGLPTAGNVHEVADAERPEHDTRVLYLDNEPVALAHSQVLLADTADRDRHQAIAADFLQPTELWDRVTDSDVIDVREPMALIVNAVLHFIKDEQDPDGVLEFYRKQLAPGSLLILSQMTNENPVDDNERQALVDLIKYYESTTNPGILRTKAEFEPFFGGWPLLEPGLVYAPSWHPDAETVFAKAPSESRVIGGVARKP, translated from the coding sequence ATGAGCACACGAGACGAAGCACTGCGCGCGGTGGAAGCCAGCCTGGACCGGCCCTCGGCGGCCCGCGTCTACGACTACTTCATCGGCGGCACCACGAACTACGCGATCGACCGCGTATTCGCCGAGAAGGTGCGCGAGCGGCTGCCGCTGCTCGGCGACTATTGCCGTACCAGCAGGCAATTCCTCGGCCGCGCGGTGCGCCAGAGCGTACGCGGGGGCATCCGCCAGTTCGTCGACATCGGCTCCGGCCTGCCCACCGCGGGCAACGTGCACGAGGTCGCCGACGCGGAACGACCGGAGCACGACACGCGCGTGCTGTACCTGGACAACGAGCCGGTCGCGCTGGCGCACTCGCAGGTGCTGCTCGCCGACACCGCGGACCGGGACCGGCACCAGGCGATCGCCGCGGATTTCCTGCAGCCGACCGAATTGTGGGACCGGGTCACCGATTCCGACGTGATCGACGTGCGCGAGCCGATGGCGCTGATCGTCAACGCGGTGCTGCACTTCATCAAGGACGAACAGGACCCGGACGGCGTCCTGGAGTTCTACCGCAAGCAGCTCGCGCCCGGCTCGCTGCTCATCCTTTCCCAGATGACCAACGAAAACCCGGTGGACGACAACGAACGCCAGGCGCTGGTCGACCTCATCAAGTACTACGAGTCGACCACGAACCCGGGCATCCTCCGCACCAAGGCGGAGTTCGAACCCTTCTTCGGCGGATGGCCGCTGCTGGAACCAGGTCTGGTGTACGCGCCGAGCTGGCACCCGGACGCGGAGACGGTGTTCGCGAAGGCACCGTCCGAGTCCCGGGTGATCGGCGGCGTAGCCCGCAAACCGTAA
- a CDS encoding patatin-like phospholipase family protein, which produces MDPVLELLAARIAEGSVPGQRTDGRRLALAVEGGSSRGTYSSGMALALDELGAALAFDDVYGSSAGALNGAWLLCGRSRTGVRTWWNPVVMRRIINPLHALRGRAVVDLEYLVHQVYSLLEPMDFPAILASPVGFHPLATDADTGESTDLAPFIEDVAGIKIALAASSCMPVLAGPPIAMGGRRFVDAGIAEPLPFRTALAHGATDVLVLRTRRADELPAPPPRVHDVVVPRFLRRQAPGAIEAWRTQYSRDLADERQLREDSRLTCVRPPAGAPDVSVLERDPAVLRQAVELGRDAVYAALDVLRKAS; this is translated from the coding sequence GTGGACCCGGTTCTGGAATTGCTCGCCGCGCGGATCGCCGAAGGCAGTGTGCCGGGGCAGCGGACCGACGGTCGCCGGCTCGCGCTCGCTGTCGAGGGCGGCAGCAGCCGGGGCACTTATTCGAGCGGGATGGCGCTCGCGCTGGACGAACTCGGCGCGGCGCTGGCGTTCGACGATGTCTATGGCTCGTCCGCGGGCGCGCTGAACGGTGCGTGGCTGCTCTGCGGGCGGTCCCGGACCGGGGTGCGGACCTGGTGGAACCCGGTGGTGATGCGGCGGATCATCAATCCGCTGCACGCGTTGCGCGGACGCGCGGTAGTCGATCTGGAGTACCTGGTGCACCAGGTGTACTCGCTGCTGGAGCCGATGGACTTTCCGGCGATCCTGGCCAGCCCGGTGGGGTTCCATCCGCTCGCCACCGACGCGGACACCGGCGAATCGACCGATCTGGCTCCGTTCATCGAGGACGTCGCCGGCATCAAGATCGCGCTCGCCGCTTCGTCGTGCATGCCGGTGCTGGCCGGTCCGCCGATCGCGATGGGCGGACGGCGGTTCGTGGACGCCGGGATTGCCGAGCCGTTGCCGTTTCGCACCGCGCTGGCGCACGGGGCGACCGACGTGCTCGTGCTGCGCACCCGGCGGGCGGACGAGCTGCCGGCTCCGCCGCCGCGCGTGCACGACGTGGTGGTGCCTCGGTTTCTGAGACGGCAGGCACCGGGGGCGATCGAAGCGTGGCGCACCCAGTACAGCCGGGATCTGGCGGATGAGCGGCAGCTGCGGGAAGACTCGCGGCTGACGTGCGTGCGGCCGCCCGCCGGAGCGCCGGATGTGTCGGTGCTGGAAAGGGATCCGGCGGTGTTGCGGCAGGCGGTCGAGTTGGGCCGGGACGCGGTCTACGCGGCGCTGGACGTGCTGCGCAAGGCTTCCTGA